A section of the Polynucleobacter sp. AP-Jannik-300A-C4 genome encodes:
- a CDS encoding DUF2892 domain-containing protein: protein MKCNIGHTDRVLRMTVGVTLMGLAGFGITGPWAWIGIIPLLTGMMGNCPAYSILGISTAKK from the coding sequence ATGAAATGCAATATTGGACATACTGACCGCGTTCTACGAATGACTGTTGGCGTCACCCTGATGGGGCTTGCAGGTTTTGGAATTACTGGCCCCTGGGCGTGGATCGGCATTATCCCTTTGCTGACTGGGATGATGGGAAATTGCCCTGCCTATAGTATTTTGGGTATCAGTACCGCTAAGAAGTAA
- the rlmB gene encoding 23S rRNA (guanosine(2251)-2'-O)-methyltransferase RlmB, producing MKQILVGFHAVQARLRVDAASLKSVYFDPSRRDRRMGDFLKQAEEILGERLHAADAERLHKLAGHDRHQGVVALAEKMTIARTITEVVEDAESNQSKVMFLVLDGVTDPHNFGACLRVADGAGVDAVVIPKDRSASINATVSKVSSGASEVMPVITVTNLVRSMKEMQEAGVWLIGTDDEAEKSIYDLDLTGPIGIVMGAEGEGMRRLTRETCDELVRIPMKGVVESLNVSVASGVCLYEALRQRLAKEPK from the coding sequence ATGAAGCAAATATTGGTGGGTTTTCATGCAGTGCAAGCGCGTTTGCGAGTTGATGCCGCAAGTCTGAAGTCAGTTTATTTTGACCCTAGCCGGCGTGACCGTCGTATGGGTGATTTTCTTAAGCAAGCTGAAGAGATTTTGGGTGAAAGATTGCATGCAGCCGATGCTGAACGTCTTCATAAACTCGCTGGCCATGATCGCCATCAAGGTGTAGTCGCTTTAGCAGAGAAGATGACCATCGCCCGAACTATTACCGAGGTGGTTGAAGATGCGGAGAGTAATCAAAGTAAAGTAATGTTCTTGGTATTGGATGGTGTTACAGATCCCCATAATTTCGGTGCATGTTTACGTGTTGCTGATGGCGCTGGTGTTGATGCAGTAGTGATCCCTAAAGATCGCTCGGCCTCTATCAATGCGACTGTGAGCAAGGTATCTAGTGGCGCTTCTGAAGTAATGCCAGTGATTACCGTTACCAACTTAGTACGCAGCATGAAAGAAATGCAAGAAGCGGGTGTTTGGTTAATTGGCACTGACGATGAAGCTGAAAAGTCTATTTATGATCTGGATCTCACTGGTCCGATTGGTATCGTCATGGGCGCAGAGGGTGAGGGTATGAGACGCTTAACGCGCGAGACTTGTGACGAGTTGGTGCGTATTCCGATGAAGGGTGTTGTTGAGAGTTTGAATGTTTCTGTAGCGAGTGGCGTATGCTTGTACGAAGCACTAAGACAGCGCTTGGCTAAAGAGCCTAAATAA
- the tal gene encoding transaldolase: MTSSLTALSQLKQLTTVVADTGDFERMQEYQPQDATTNPSLILKAAQQANYQALVNQVKSAHPSMKPVDLVDHILVAFGLEILKIVPGRVSTEVDARLSFDTQATINKAQHLIALYESHGIDRQRVLIKLAGTWEGIQAAKALEAEGIHCNMTLLFSLVQAAACGVVNAKLISPFVGRITDWYKAKLGSSWSDVNNGGANDPGVTSVKRIFHYYKHFGITTEIMGASFRNTSQILELAGCDLLTISPELLSDLQDSTTAVEKKLNSSNAASALASENISALKLDESHFRLQLNNDAMATEKLAEGIRNFCIDTEKLEILLSN; the protein is encoded by the coding sequence GATACCGGCGACTTTGAGCGCATGCAGGAATACCAGCCCCAAGATGCAACAACCAATCCATCCCTGATACTCAAGGCGGCACAGCAAGCCAACTATCAGGCCTTGGTAAACCAAGTAAAATCAGCCCACCCCAGTATGAAACCAGTCGATTTAGTCGACCACATCCTAGTGGCTTTTGGCCTTGAAATTTTAAAGATTGTTCCAGGACGGGTTTCAACTGAAGTAGATGCCCGCCTCTCTTTTGATACTCAGGCAACCATTAACAAAGCGCAGCATCTTATCGCACTGTATGAATCTCACGGGATCGATCGTCAGCGTGTCTTAATCAAACTAGCAGGTACTTGGGAAGGCATTCAGGCGGCTAAAGCTTTGGAGGCTGAGGGCATTCACTGCAATATGACGCTGCTTTTTTCTTTGGTGCAAGCTGCCGCCTGTGGTGTAGTGAATGCTAAATTGATTTCACCATTTGTAGGGCGTATTACCGATTGGTACAAAGCCAAACTGGGTAGCAGCTGGAGTGATGTCAATAATGGCGGTGCGAATGATCCTGGCGTCACCTCGGTCAAGCGTATCTTCCACTATTACAAACATTTCGGCATTACCACTGAAATCATGGGGGCCAGCTTTCGCAACACCAGCCAAATCCTAGAGCTAGCAGGATGCGACTTGCTCACTATCAGTCCAGAACTTTTGAGTGATCTTCAGGACAGCACGACAGCGGTTGAGAAGAAGCTCAATTCCAGCAATGCAGCAAGCGCTCTAGCTAGCGAAAATATCTCAGCTCTCAAGTTAGATGAATCTCACTTTAGATTGCAGTTAAATAATGATGCTATGGCCACAGAAAAGCTTGCAGAAGGCATACGCAATTTCTGTATCGATACAGAAAAACTAGAAATTCTTTTAAGTAATTAA
- the trxC gene encoding thioredoxin TrxC: protein MIIHCPHCNKANRVPAEKLNQTPVCGACKQELLSLPINATASNFSELVTQSTMPVIVDFWAPWCGPCKMFGPTFQASAITHANQVLFVKVNTEAEKMLGSQWNILSIPTLAGFRNGKEVHRISGALPPAQLEQFIQQLIA, encoded by the coding sequence ATGATTATCCATTGCCCACATTGCAATAAAGCAAATCGCGTCCCTGCTGAAAAACTCAATCAGACACCTGTTTGTGGAGCCTGCAAACAGGAGCTTCTTTCACTCCCCATCAATGCCACTGCATCAAACTTTAGCGAACTGGTGACTCAATCAACAATGCCGGTAATAGTCGACTTTTGGGCACCATGGTGCGGGCCATGCAAGATGTTTGGTCCTACCTTTCAGGCAAGCGCTATTACTCACGCAAATCAGGTCTTGTTTGTCAAAGTCAATACCGAGGCAGAAAAAATGCTCGGTTCGCAATGGAATATCCTCTCAATACCAACGCTAGCGGGATTTAGAAACGGCAAAGAAGTACATCGCATTAGTGGCGCACTACCGCCAGCTCAATTAGAGCAATTCATTCAGCAGCTAATTGCCTAA